The DNA sequence gatcatgagctaaTTAGAAATCCAAACACAAACCCTCAGCGGATGCctcacatccactcacaagatggggatcctccaagccacgagcaatttactagagtagccaattacgATCTCCCATAGAAAGGCTCAAGAAcacctcacaaatcacttggtgaggctcaaaaTAATCTCCAATCATGATCTCAACACCTCCGCTACTCCACGCCATCTAGGGTGtcaggaaacacccaagagtaacaaaaaaATCTGCATCAAACTCAAAGATCAAGTGACACTAGATGTAACTCTCAatacaatgcacttgaatctcactcaatctcactaggattagcaatcaagtaaggagatgagtggagggagtgttctctagctcaaagtatgtctcaagtattCAAACGTGCAAGAGAAAAgcccccaaagccggccaccttctatttataaaagtCCACACGGGGGCTAGCCATTAAGGCTCTCTACGAGGGCATCAGACGCACTAATGGTGCCCCGTTGGACGCGCTTGAGCGTTCGATGCTCACTTCTCATGCTAGTTAGATAGCTAACATGTGTCTCTCTTTAAACGTGAACTATTAAACGCTAGTGGTCACTAGAACGTTAACGCTTCGGAAACTCCTAGTGTCGAACGCGTAGATGCTATGTGTCGGACGCAACATCCACACACCAGACACTactcagagaggtctgcaaactcaTAGGGCCGTCGGACGCGTTTAACGAAGGGACATCAGACGCACCCTCGGCGTCTGACGTGTTCACAGAAGAAACCATACTGCTACAGCAATGCTAGAGTGTCGGACGCTCCGACACGCGGTTGAACTTGCGCCTCTCTGCGGTGTGCTCGTCGGATGCGGCTCAGCGTCTAACGTTGTCTGACCCAGCGTCCGACGAGTGTTTCTCAACAAGAAACACTTGCGTGACTTTGCTCTCTCTCTAACCCTTGCTCAAGCAAGCTAACTACCAAGAGTTTTaccttgtgcatgtgtgttagcaagatttgacaaatattttcaAGGGTTAAGTTACCTCTCTACTAGATTCTAATGCATATGTTTAAGATATTGATCTAGTAGTACTTGATTCAAGAGATGAACGTGATTTCCCTTCTTCATAgtcagctatctatcctaaattcggtcaatcacttctctatgtTGCAACTGTCAATTTGAGATGTTGCAACATGTGTTTCCTAGATGTTGCAATAGTTGATCTAAAATGTTGCAATGTGTTTTTTATGTTGCAACTGTGGATTTGAGATGTTGCAACATAGTTTCCTGTTGCAAATATTCCATCTTTTTCAGATGTTGCAACATGTGTTTTTGATGTTGCAATTGTCGATTTTGTGCGCTACACGGACCTCGACTGTCAGCTTGCTACACTGGCCCTCGCCCTAGACCCGTAGCGAACATGATGAAGCCATGGTAGTTCCCCAAGGTCTGGTTGCTCAGGTCACCACTGCCTCTCGGGTTGCACCCAGCATGTGCTGCCCCAACGGAGCGCCTGCACGGTGGTCAAGTCGATGGCGAACTTGCTGCCCTTGGAAGAGGGGATGGAGGAATCAGCGAGGGCGATGACGTGGTCCGCGCATGGGGGACGAGGTGTGCTCACGAAGCATTCGCGTGTAGGCCGGCGGGAGGGCGTCTGATGGATTTCATCCCCATCGGATGTCCGGGCGCTAGCACGATCGTTTTTAGATTGGTATTCTTCATTGAGCTTTTTACCTATATGACCTTCAAAAAAATACTTCTTTCTTTTATGACATCTTTTTTAAACTTACATGTATGGCCTCAAAACGAATTTTTCTTCATTCTATGACCTTCTGTCCATTTTTGACATTTGACGGTGTTAAGTGAAGGGTAAAAtaaagttttttaaaaaaatagtattttgttttgaaaaaataaattattttactaTAAAGCAAAATAATCtatttttcaaaacaaaaataatagtttttaaaaaataatattttgctttaaaagcaaaataaataaataaattatctgTGTTTTTTCTGTTAGAGATAAAATGGTCATTTTATCCTTGACTTAACACCGTCAAGTATCAAAAATGGACGAAAGACCATAGAAGGAAAGAAATTTTGTTTTAAGACCATACAGATAAGTTAAAAAAAGAGGCAACACAAAAAAGAGGTATTTTATAAGAGTAAAGTGCACCactggtccctaaacttgtactATCATGTCATCCCACTCTCTAAATTTACAAATCAATCGTTTAGGTCCTCGAACTTGTTCgtctgtgtcatctcggtccctaaacttgtttagttatgtcatcccggtccctaaacttagaaatcaccCGTTTAGGTCCTCAAATTTGTTCACCTATGTCATCTCGGTTCCTAAACTTTGTTTTGAATCTCATCCAGGTCAAAACAAAgtgatctaaaaactctatatcaaaaaatatttCATAAGTTTTTCATACGAACTCGaatgaagacaaactttataccaaagttatagtcCTCAACACAATACAACTTTTTAGTTGAATTTTTCTTTATTTGAAGTCGTTTAGTGTTAAAAAatttaattttgaattttaaattttaaaatctataaactGATAAAACATATTTTGGGACCCTAAActattttaatttaaaaacttttcaactgcaaagttgtagatcgcgTTGCTGcttacaattttgatataaagtttatctttatttaagttcatatgaaaaagttgtGAGTTATTTTTCAacatagagtttttagattcatCCTGTTTTGACCTAGATGAGACTTAAAAACTAATTTAGTGACCGAGAtgacacaattgaacaagtttgaggacctatatgagagatttttaagtttagagaccaaaatgacaCAACTAAATAAATTTAGATATTTAAACGGTCGTTTTGCGAGTTTAAGGACTGAAATAACACATCCAAACTAGTTTAGAGACCGCTAATAGACTTGGCTTTTTTTCTAAGGCCATACGTGTAAAATGCTCTTCTTCGTTTCTTTGTTTTCTTGATGAGGGCCGAGAATACCGATCCTCTCCTAAGAAAACCCATATAGTACAGGCCGTTTTTCAGCCATTTCAGGCCGAGAAAGCCCGTGTAGAGCCCGGCCCCAGTTCGGCCGCCGTAACGTGATGTGAGTATGTGACGCGGTGGGAGCACGGGCGCCTCACGGGGGCGGATGACGCCGTCACGTCgcggtgctgctgctgccctgCTTGCTGCCTGCCTCCTGTCCTGCGTGCGTTCAACTTTGGTGGTGCTGGAACAAGTGGACAAGCCGGCAACGCCAAACGAGAAAAGGAACCCAAGCCTTCAtcaccaaaagaaaaaaaaaaaaagaaaaagcacacacaaaaaaaaaggagTACTCCTCCGTAGACTACGACATCGTCCGTCGAGGCGgcgaggaggcggaggcggaggcggaggcgaagATGAGGAAGAAGCTCGGCACCCGGTTCCCCGCGGTACGTCGTTGCTCCCCTCACCCGTCCTGCTCGTTCGTATCGTCTCTCCCTCTGATCCCGCCGCGCCTGCCCGCCCGCCTGCCCGCCCGCACGCGCGCGTGATCTGATCTGGGTCGCCGCGCGCGGTGCAGATCTTCGCTCTTGCGGGCGGGATCCCGGTCGACGCCCGACGCCGTTGACTTCCGTGGGCGGGGATTTGGCTGGGTTCTGCGTGGGGGAAGGGAAGCCGCCGTGGGGTGGAGGCGGGCTCCGGCTCAGATCGGCTGctgtgctctctctctctctctctctctctctctcgcgcgcgcgCGGGGAAGTAAttcgttttgttttttttttcgttttttttttttcatttttttcttaTTACTTTTTCGGGGTCTATATCTCGGATAGTCGGATCCCCAGTGTTCAGCAAAGGACGTCGAGAATTTCTAATCGGGCTTCTGCGCTCGTGCTGTGTTGAGCGGATGGAGAGATTTGTTGGGCGCTCGCAGCTGACGAGATCAGTGCTGTTGAGTGTTGACGTTTGGTGAGTGGTTAGTCCGTGTGAACGGGACAGCCTGATGTGATCTCCACGCGCCGCTTGTTATCCTCAATCGCGTGGCTATCCTGAGAAACAATCCAACAAGGAGAAGATGCAAGGGATGAGCTAGATCCTGCTGTCTGCCTGTGGTTTGGTTGCAAGATCTCCAGATCATGTGAGCATGTATTGTGGGTCCCATATATTGCTGGGGAGTGGGGATACTCAACATGTGATCTGATGCAGGAGTGATTATGCAGTCAAATTCGTGTGCAGCCTTTATCATGGGGTTTTATTATGGTTTGGCAGGAGTAGAGTTTCAAACGACAGTAACTTCGATTGTTATGTTGGTCTAAATGTGTTTGGTGAGGGAACTATTGTTGGGCACGGCCTAGTCTTATGCTGCAGTGCTGTAGGCTCAGCTGCTCAGGTGTGCTCCCCTCTAGTTCTGCCACCATGCTTGATTGTTCCAAGGTCTGCTGAACATGCCAGCATTTCTTTCTTGAGATTATAACCTGCTAGTGTAGCGCTGAAGCATTTATTGTATGCCTTCAGGATGGTTTTGACTCTTCAAAACCTCATATTATTCTGTTGTCATGGAACCAACGTGAGTTGAAGTTCCAAGCTACACACACCTGTATGGTTTGCACTGCAGGTgcatattttgtttttatttaactgAAAAGATAATTCCTGGATCGTCGCATTTACCCTTTTTTTTCGTGAAACAGCTTCTTTGATGTCTGTACTGATCAATGTTTTCTGGTCGGCTGGTCGATCCTGGTCGACCTGGGACCGACCaggcgattaatcgcgattaatcagcGACCAGGTCGATTAATCGACCCTGGTCGTCCAGGCATATCAGCTGGTcgacctatatatatacctctATATATACGCTATATTATACACAATAAAGGAAGCATCAAGACTGCATTAGTGTAAACCAATATTCCTCTTCAACTTCAACTTGTGCTGGCGCCTCTAGAACAGTCCTTGAACTCTTTTTGATGTAAACCAACATTTCCTTAACTATTTCTGGAGAACTGGGACAACCAACAGCATCTCCATACCCCCCACATATCTGCCCAGTCTAAAAAGCCCAAAAACAGAGCACAAAACCTGGTCGTCCATGTCCTAATCGGACGATTAATCACGATAAGTGGACGACTAATCGGATGACCAGGTTTctggtcgacctggtcgggtcggacctcctaatcgagcactcctgaccgaccaggacgattaatcgcgattaatcggacgacctgAAAACATTGGTACTGATTACCCAATGTTTTGGAATTATGTATTTGGTTCCTGTACTTATGTTGGGATATCTTTCctagatgattttttttttttcaaatatataagTTGTAATGGCATGAAGTTGTCCCCTAACTATGTTCTCTATTGTAATAGGCTCGAATCAAAAAGATTATGCAAGCAGATGAGGATGTCGGAAAGATTGCACTAGCGGTGCCTGTTTTAGTCTGTAAGTTCTGCAAGAATCATTGTGCTTTTGTATTCATTATGTACATATCTGTGTTTTCCCACAATTATCTAGTATTTCGACTTGAATAAAACAAGCAAAAAGGGATCATCTTTATCACATCATTTGACATCCATTCATCTCTTTGCAAACTGGTTTACTGGTTTCAAGTCCACACTAATGATACAAAAGAGAGATTGACCTTGTAAATTCTTAGAAGTTTGTTTGGTCAACATTTTCAAATTTGCTTTGTGGGCATCATTACTTTCATTCACGGTTCTCTATATCCTGCTACTATTACATGTAATGTAACCATGATGAAGCATACATAAATGTAATTTCTGACATTTTGAGTTTCCATTTGCATGCAGCGAGGGCTCTTGAATTGTTTTTACAAGATTTAATTGACCGGACTTATGAAATTACTCTTCAAAGTGGAGCAAAGACACTGAATTCCTTCCACCTGTGAGTTCAATTTCACAtgacattttgttttttttataaaatataaaaattatgaGGTGATGTAATGTATCTTTTAAAACAAATGGATCTCTTTGATGAATTTCAGCTACTAGTCTAATTAAATACACTGATAAATCATTATGTATTGACTTTATTTAGCATGTCTAATGAGGGTAATCTGGATGCTTCCAATTTGCAATTGCTATGTTTGAACTTTGGTGTACAATATCAGCTGTGATGTTTATATGTCCATCATTTTTCAACATGAATTTTGTTAAAGTTTTTTGGGGTGACAGAGGAGCTAGGATCGCCCCCCTCACTGTCCCAAATAGGATCTTATCCAGAATTCatcttgtttgtgttgcttatGATATCAAGACAAGTTGTCCAGAAACAGAATTCATATGCCTCATATAACTACTGCATATTCCATTCCACTGCATATGGCTTTTGGTTGTAGATTCCTTGGTATAAGGTTCACTAGTTAAAAGGTTAGATTTTATCTAAGTTAACATTCATAATATCTGTAGGTGGGATTCAGAACTGGTCGGTCCCTGGCTATGGCCAGCTAATTTGTACTATATAAGTAAATAAGGCACTCGAGCTAGACTCATTAAATGTTTTTGCATCACCTCTGGAGGAAGTGATGAACAGATCGCTTTCGGCAGAAGTCTCAACTTCAAAATAATCTTCTGGGCATTTTGGTTCGATGCCTGCCAGACAGCTCACTGGCCAGGCAGTGATCCCAGTCCTAGGCGCCTGTTATTGGAAGCCTGGGAGTGCTGCCTGAGCCAGGCAGCTTCGGCCAGGAGCCAACCGAACAGCCCCTAAGATCTGAATTTAAATATGGAAGCAGGTTGGTTTTGGTAACCAATTTGGAAGTTGGTATTTTTCTTTCCAGTAAGCGACTTTAGTGTGGTTTCTGGAATTTGAGCTCATGAACATTTCTAAATAAGAGATCTGTAGAGGTTATATATCTTCAAACTGAAACTGGGCAGATAGTTATCCCATCCTGCTCATGTAGATCTAGCATATGAGCTTGTATAATTTATTTGGAGTTAAGTTTCATATTTAAATGTGAGTTGTTGTATTGATGTTAATTTTGATGGACCAAATATTTTTCTTGTTAAATTGCTAGCTGATAGTTTCAATGCATGTGTCTTAGTattgtttgcatggaatatcaaTTTCGAGCCGTTAATATTAAAATTCATATATCTATCTTCTGACATCTGATGTTCAGGAAGCAATGTGTGAAGAGGTACAGTTCTTTTGATTTCCTAACTGAAGTTGTCAACAAGGTACCAGATCTTGGTGGCGCTGATTCCTGTGGAGATGAAAGAGGATTACCTAGAAGAAGGTAAGTTCAGCTGTTGTAATCAGCATTTTATGATTCAATTGTATCAAGTACCTAACAGTGTTTGAAATTCACTTTTCAGAAAGTCAAATGGCAGTGACCCAGAGAATGATGAATCAAGATCTAGTAAAATGGTGTGTACACCAGCCATCACATTTTAACTGATTGATAACGTTATATAAATGGATATTTGATAATAGAACATCTGGTTTTTTCAGGTCATAAGAAATGCAAACATCAGCCCCAGAGGACGTGGGAGGGGTCGAGGCAGAGGGCGAGGTCGGCCACCAACCAAGAGAAAGGAAGTTGGTTATGTGCAATTTGAAGATGAGAGCAGCATGTTTGCTGAACAAGGTGAACCCTTACCAGGAGAGGAAACAGTTCAAGAGATCAACAATGGCAACGAGATCATGCCTCAAAGCACGCAACCTCCAGTAGAGGCTCCGCCAACAGCCCCTGCACAAGCTACAAGTTCTAAGGTGGAAGAAGCGAACACCAATCATCAGTCAGATTGGCCTATGCCAGATGCCATTGGAAGCATCGGTGTCGGTCCGTCTGGTTTTGGGCATCTGACAGTGCAGGTCgatgaagacgaggactacgacaatGAGGACTAGTCAGGGCCATTCTCATTGTATGCACTAACAGGACTGTTCTGGTGTTGTAAAATGTAAATATAGTTTGAAATAGTTGCCCGCAGCTTAGCTGTGATTGTCTGTTGTGCGGTTATTATGTAGTACTGTGTAACTTCTGTTTTTCCAATAATTGCTTGGTAGTTGCTTTTTGTTTACATGATCGACTGTCTAAGCGTTTTGTCATATTTAACACCGTATATTTGAGCAGGGATCGGCTATTTTAAGTATTTTGCTTTTATTCAACCCAGTATTTGAGCATTCCTCTGATTTATCTTGTGCAGTACCCACTCTGGTCCGCAGGTTTTTTGTTGTCTTATGGTGCGGTCAGCTGCTAGTATAATATCTTATAGGTCAGGTCATGCTGCTGTTCAATATCTTTTTGGTTCAACGAAAATTGTAGTAAATATTGTATGTtgcagagaaaaaaaaacagcaatGCAGACTGTCAACGCAGTAGTACAAAATACGTGGAAATTGTACACATGATTGGGGTAAGCTACTGCATAAATTATAATCAACATGCCATTTCAATGTATCACCTAAGTACAATGATATCCGTATTGTGAACAAAACTTCTACATCATTCACATTAATCACATTCTCAACTCAACGGTTGCTGGTTCAGGGACTTCGTTTGCAGTTGCATTCTTCGTGCACTCCTTGAGATTTTCAGTATGATggcaaaaataactaattggcaTTCAACTTCTCTCCAAGGATTTTATTCAACAAAACTGGGTTGGCCTTGCCCTTCGATGCTTTCATCACCTAGAAACGACAAATATGATCACCCATAAGACCTCGTAACTGCAGGGACAAACAGTGTTGGTGTTCAATTGACAAACCTGGCCAGCAAAAAATCCTTGTAGCTTAGTTTTTCCAGCACGGTACTGCTCAAGTTGCTTTGGATTATCAGCAATTACTTTATCCACCATTGCCTCGATTGCTGCTGGATCTGCTATCTGTCAATTCAAGTAATAAACTTCTTTTGCATTTCAGACAACCCAACCAGAAGTTTAAATAATGATGAAATTGCATTGACTGAGAGCACAACAATGCCTCAAGCACTCATGAAAGTATAAGATGAGCATCTGCGTTAAcaggaatacccaaaggaaaaaAACATGCATTGGCAATGCCGCAGGACGTTAAGTGTATTTGTGGAACACTTCACACTAGTGGCAGGGATCACAATGTTTTTTTAGATGCTTGAACTACTATGGTTCCAAATAGTAACAAATGTGAGCACGGTTACCTGAACCAAATCTTTCTCTTCTATCACACCCTTAACTGTTCCACCTTTGGCAATGAGCTCGGCCAGTATCTGCAAGGACAGATTTAGAGAGGCATTATCATCCATGAGGGTGCAAAGTCTAGAAATGTGTAGACCCAGACTATGCCAAAACATAGAGCTAAAACACAGAAACAAGAGGGAAAGCCCAGTTTAGGAATGCTACCTCCTTGCCGATCTTCCCACTTATTGTTCCATTCTTAATGGATGCTATCAGTTCAGAAAGCTCTAGAGGTGTTAATTTAATTTCATCAATGGAGACCTTTTCATCTTTGAGATAAGCAGCAATGTCACCCATGATCCAGTTGGCAGCCAGCTTTGCGTCAGCACCATGCTCAAGAGTAGAATCATAGAAATGACCAATCTGGGATGATATAGACCCATCAGATTACTGAAATTATTGTGAGCAATAGAGAGAAGCCCCCCCTGGCAAATATGTGAACCATTACCAAGCCAGATGAAAAGGAATTTTACAGTTGCATAGCCAGTTAAAGATAAGACCATGAATGGGGAACTTCTAAATAATCTGTGGACACGCATGCCTGTGAGTCTACACCAACACAAAATATGGAATCTTACATTATCATCATTAGCAAGGAACAGAACATCTTGCATGCTGAGTCCCATATTTTCATAACGCCTACGCTTTGCTTCTGGAAGTTCCGGCATTGACTTGCTGATTTCATTAATATAGTCACTAGTGAGAACTACTTCAGGAAGATCGGGTTCTGGAAAATATCTATAGTCGGCAAGTCCCTCCTTTTTTCTCATTGTAAAAGTTTTCTGATGATATAGACAGAGAAAATAATTAGTACTTGGTAGTAAAAGCCAGCACAAAAGAGGGTTAGAGTTGGGGACAACAACCTGAGAAGATTCATCCCACAGGCGGGTTTCTTGTACAATTTGATCAGCCTGGCCTTCTTTATGGAGCAGAATCTGCCGGGAGATCTCATAATCGATTGCCCTATTTATCGCAGAAAATGAGTTCATATTCTTTATTTCCACCTGAAGGAATTGGAAGAAGAGTGTGATGCCATTTCTAGAAAATAATGGTGGATGAGCAATTGAACATGATTTAACTTATTTTCCATTAAATAATGTGGCATAAATAACTAAGCAGGCAAGAAACCATTGAACTGCAGTTATGCATGTTTCTGGGTATAACTAGCAATTTAGCTACATGGATTCTACCAAATAGCTACATTAGCAACTGCAATTATGTATACtatcaaatataacaagcatacACCATGATTTTCCCCCCAGCCCTCACACAGGTTGAAAATTCAAGGCATCATTTAAAGCATTTTTAGGATAATTTAGCCCTCACTGagaacaaaaattaattgtttGGCCTGTATAAGTTGGTTAGCCGATGAATCATCAAATCATAACACTGAGAGCAAAAGTTGCCAACACAAAAACAAAGAATAACAATCAGTTAGGGAAGTCCTAAAGATATGAGGATCACCTTTGTGCCAAATTCTGATTGCCCAACTGGTCGAATAGAAACATTCACATCACAACGAAGGGAACCTTCTTGCATGTTACCATTACTCACTCCCAGGTACCTAACGATCCTTTGCAGCTCAGCACCATACTCAGCAGCCTCTATCCCTGTTCTCATGTCTGGCTCTGAGACAATTTCAAGCAAAGGTACACCAGCCCTGTTTAGGTCGACCTAGCCAGCCAAAGTAGCAACCACTGATCAATAACTGAAGTTGCTGTACTTTAAGTGATGAGACGCTGTGTAATTCTTTTCATTCCCTCTGGACTTTCCCTGTCAATTTAGAGCAGTGCTTATGGTTTATTATCTGTATCATTGTATTGCGTTCCATATATCATACTTACACAAAACATAATTTCTTGTGGTAGCCTATCACATGCATTTATAGCCAGAGGATTCAATTTTTCAAATAGTTACTCTCATCAGGAAGATGGGACTGCTGAGGCTAGCTAGCCCATCTGTAGTAAAACCAGCAAAAGCAAGGATTATTGTTTGGCCATATTATGAATAGCAGTTGCCCAAATTTGTTTTTCCACTGTAGCACTACTTTACTTTGGTGGCAAACCAACTTGACTCTCTTCACAGAGCAAGCTTTTGCTGGTGGTTGCGGATTAGATTGCCCCAAAATTCATgtcttttcatgtcctacaaatCTCCAATCCTTTCACAGCAAAGCTAGAATTCCCCTGGCCTAAGATCCAAATGCCCCTTCAGGTCCTTGATATCCAATCTTTAATATTTTTCTACGATTCTATTCACTAATCTATAAGTTTTCTAATGCACTGTGGTAAATATCAAAACTGATTTTGTGATTCCAGAGCTGTTATGCCAGGCGAATAAGACAAGCCGAACAGAATATCACGGAATCTTGCAGTAGTACAAATTTCTAACAGAAATAAAGCAATTATTAGTCAGAGACAAGGAAAACCTGAGAGTAACTGCTGGATTCAGAATGAAGCAGCTTGCCTGCATCTTCTTCCATGTGAACCCTGGTGATCCCAAACTTCCTATGCCCACCACCAAACTCCACCGGAAGGTCCAAATCGACATGACCCTTCTTGGCAATGGGGATGTCAAACTGCGAAATCTGGTACCCCTTGGGGAGGTCCGGGTAGAAATACTGCTTGCGATCAAACTTGGACGTCATCGAGATCTCGCAGTTGAGTGCGAGCCCCAGCTTCACGGCGCACTCGACCACCTTCTCGTTGAGAACCGGCAGCGTCCCCGGGTGGCCCATGCAGGTGGGGCAGACGGTGCTGTTGGGCTGGGCGCCGTAGCTGTACGGGCAGGAGCAGAACGCCTTGGTGACGGTGGAGAGCTGGACGTGGGTCTCGATCCCGATGACGGCTTCGAAGCCCTGTGTCTTCTGCTCCGCCGCCTCCTTGGTCGCCAGCTGAATCGACCTGGGCGGGGGCGCCGCTTTGGGCTCCGTGGCCTGCGCACTCTCCGCCCGAGCCGTGAAGCGGGACAGCCGAGGACGTAGAACGGCGAAGAAGAGGCCGGGGTTTGAGCCGGAGGAGACTGGCGTCCTCATCCCTCGGAGGAGGGTTAGAGCCATCGTCGGCGAGTGTGCCGCGTGCCGCGCAGAGGTTAGAATCGCTGGCGGAGAATACGGGGTGGTGGGCGGGGCGAGCAGCAAGTACGGAGAAGCGGAGGGCGTGGCCGCCGGAAGCGGGTGTGGGCGATGACCGGGGCGCAGAGGAAGAGGAGCGGCGGAGGGGAGGGCGTGGCCGCGCTGCTGGCGAGTGGCGGCAAGGGGATTGGGTGCGGGCGGCGGAGTGGAGGGATTGGCTGCGAGAGAGTTGGGCTGTGCCGCT is a window from the Sorghum bicolor cultivar BTx623 chromosome 5, Sorghum_bicolor_NCBIv3, whole genome shotgun sequence genome containing:
- the LOC8057006 gene encoding dr1-associated corepressor, coding for MRKKLGTRFPAARIKKIMQADEDVGKIALAVPVLVSRALELFLQDLIDRTYEITLQSGAKTLNSFHLKQCVKRYSSFDFLTEVVNKVPDLGGADSCGDERGLPRRRKSNGSDPENDESRSSKMVIRNANISPRGRGRGRGRGRGRPPTKRKEVGYVQFEDESSMFAEQGEPLPGEETVQEINNGNEIMPQSTQPPVEAPPTAPAQATSSKVEEANTNHQSDWPMPDAIGSIGVGPSGFGHLTVQVDEDEDYDNED
- the LOC8057007 gene encoding glutamyl-tRNA(Gln) amidotransferase subunit B, chloroplastic/mitochondrial; translated protein: MALTLLRGMRTPVSSGSNPGLFFAVLRPRLSRFTARAESAQATEPKAAPPPRSIQLATKEAAEQKTQGFEAVIGIETHVQLSTVTKAFCSCPYSYGAQPNSTVCPTCMGHPGTLPVLNEKVVECAVKLGLALNCEISMTSKFDRKQYFYPDLPKGYQISQFDIPIAKKGHVDLDLPVEFGGGHRKFGITRVHMEEDAGKLLHSESSSYSQVDLNRAGVPLLEIVSEPDMRTGIEAAEYGAELQRIVRYLGVSNGNMQEGSLRCDVNVSIRPVGQSEFGTKVEIKNMNSFSAINRAIDYEISRQILLHKEGQADQIVQETRLWDESSQKTFTMRKKEGLADYRYFPEPDLPEVVLTSDYINEISKSMPELPEAKRRRYENMGLSMQDVLFLANDDNIGHFYDSTLEHGADAKLAANWIMGDIAAYLKDEKVSIDEIKLTPLELSELIASIKNGTISGKIGKEILAELIAKGGTVKGVIEEKDLVQIADPAAIEAMVDKVIADNPKQLEQYRAGKTKLQGFFAGQVMKASKGKANPVLLNKILGEKLNAN